The Colletotrichum destructivum chromosome 8, complete sequence genome includes the window TGGGAATCTCGCGCCCAGTTCAATTCATCTCTGTCCTTCAATTGACTTTGCTGCGCCTCTCGGAACTGGACTGGAATGAAAAGCCGTCCACACTTGGAGGCCATTTTTCGCAACGTTGCCGAGACTTCCCTTAGGCCTGTACCTCTGGGTTTTTTTGTTAGATGTTGGCCATCTTCCCGAGGAGAGAATCTTTACCATCTCCTCGAGATGATGAATCTACGATGTCCACTCTATGGCTGATCCCCTTGATGTTTCTTGACAAACAGATGCTGCTAGGTAGCGCGTGAAGATAATCTCATCCATGATCTCCATCGAACGCGAGGCGAACGTGGCACATGTAAGAATGGTTTGGGCATCTTGAGATACATGAGCTGGCAATGGTTGACCAAACGCAGATGCTTCTCGTGGAACGAACCCTACTGCGGCAGAGCGGCAAGCGGCAAGCGGGAGGCTTTGCCCTTCGCGAGCCCGACGCTACCCCTGAATCCGATCTGCAAATCGTCGAATCCCAAACCAAGTCGCAACATAAGATAAAGGGGTTATTCTTGTGCTGCTATGTATTTTCTGGTTACTTAGTGGTCCAGGCAAGATTGATCGGAACCGCAGCATCGAGAAAGGAAGACCCGCTGTAGATCACCCTACCAACCGATCTCCGAGATTAGCTTCGTATTCAGTCGGAAACTTGAAGATTCTCCGCCTAAAATGGCGGAcgtccggccttgagcaTCACGACACCAACAATACTGACGAACACGTAAGTAATGGTGCTCACAGGGCTAGAACTGACGAATCTCACAATCACAATAAGAATTGAACTGGATCCAACGTCTGGATCCAGCACTGGAATCGACTAGCAGTTTCAAAACATTTATGTCGACCAACCGTGCGGTTGCGCACAGAGATATCCTCAACATTCCCtccccagccagccagttTGGCCAAGAAGCGTCTTCAGATATTTTCGAAAGCAAAGAACTCAGTAAAAAATCATTGAAAGTACGGTTTAGCTTCCCCGTATCATTCTATCGACGCGGTGAATTGAGAATCATCCGCTTCGCAGTAGCATCGAGCACGATCCAAGGTCGCCCGTACAACAGCGCCCTTCCAGGCCATGCTGAAATGCCTTGAACTGGCAATCTCCGGTGCATAACTCGGCCAGGCATCTTTGACCCGAGACTCGCCTTGCAAAGCACAGAAGTTCCTGAGGACTGGGCTCACACCACTGACTCCCGGCCAAGGCTGGTCGTTTTGTAGCCCTGTTGGGATTCCGACGCAGATTCTCAAAAACCGTGGCCTGCAGCTGACGCGCTGTGCGAGAATCGCTTTACTGGCTAGTCCTAGGCTCATCCTAGGTTCCTCCTATTCAAGAACCACTGTCTGTATGCCATGAGCCCATTCCACGCGATCGCATGCAGTCTTCAAGGCGCCCttcggacgacgacgaccgccGGCCAAAGTCACATCAGACCATCGAATCGACATAAGGATTATAGCATTGATATAACCCGCACTTTTCAATTCTCCAAAGGGCTATTGCTTTCATTTCCCAGAAGAACCCTATGCCTTTGCAGTAACCGTCAAGcccggagaagaagacagagCGAGTCCCTAAACATGCGATGCGAGCATGAGCAGCTTGGACCCACGACTCCACATTCATGCCTACCGGCTCAGATGCGTTTTACGATATCGAGGGACGCCCCTTCATTGTCTGCAGCTGATGCTTACTGTGGAAAAGCAAGGGTCCGGCAGAACATGATGCTGGTGTGTCTCCGATATGGGCTATGATCTATACTGACAACCCGAATATTTCGGGTGTACCATGACACAAACAGGCCGGTCGTGGTTTTACTCTCCAGGACTCAACTAGTTCTACACTTCAGTGTCGCTTATGTCAGATAACAGCGCGCCCATTACATGGCTCGGCTTAGTGTGTGGTTGAGAAAGCATTCTTTTCCTTGAGACGTGTGAGATGGATGCTTACCAAGCAGTCTTCGAGACTGTCATCAGTATACTGTTTTGGCGGCATCAGGTGAGCCGATGGCATTCGCCGTCGAGTCTCCCTTGCTTGACCAAAATGTTCCGGTCGAATATAGGCAAACAGTATTCTTACTCAGCCACCACTTCCATTCCCCTCAATCTTGTATTATCTTGTGAGAGTGCATTTATCCTCTGGAAACCAAGGTACTCGGCTGGCTTCTTACCGGCTGTGTCCACTCCAGGGTTCTCGCCATGTTCACTATTAGCCGCTGCTAGCAGATAGTGACCAAACACAGCTTGCTTGCATCCTAAACACATAATGGCGTTGTCGCCATGCATTCGAATTcagagggggcggggggagCGGGTGTCGAAGTGTGTTGGGCGAGTAGGCTATGTTGGTTAGTATCACACAGTATGGTGGGCGAGATGGCGGCCAAAAATCTGGCTACACGTTGGGACCTCCATGCTGTGCCTCTTGTTTGCTTCCATGTTGGCAGCTTCTCCTCATCCTAACCATACAACCTGCTGCTAACATCAGCAACACAACGTCCATTTTCCGATCTTTGGCCCCTTCAACTATGAGCAATATACGGGTACGAGACGGGGGAGTCGTCCCTCATGATGCCCCCTTCATCGTCGAAGCGTTCGATTCGACAATCCCGCACCTCGCGGCgatcggcagcggcgagaTGTGGGGGTCTCTCTTCAGCGAGAAAGAGGGGttcgtcgaggagacggccaacgacgtcaagaagTCGGAAGCGTACCGCATCAccgaagaaggagaagccctACGGatcttcgtcgccgaggtcgacgtcgagccggcggcagcaccaTTCCCCCACAGCGCCGCGGGGTGTCCCGGCCTTCGCTACCGGACGGCCGACGATGGGACGCGCATGCTATCAGTCGGGACGGCTTTCATTCGCGACGATTGGCTGCCGGGACATGTCGAGTCTCAGTTTCATGTGgacgccatccgcgccgAGCTGGAAGGGAAAGTCGGGTTCGTGTATATCGATGTGCTGGTCTCGGATTTCAGAACAGGGCATCACCGCAAGGGAGCGGGGGAGGCGCTTCTGAGGCGAGCAGTGGACTACGGACTTGAGAAGGGGATGAAGGCGCTCTACGTCGATGCGTGGGCTGGGAATGAGGAGAAGTTGGTCAGGTGAGTTCTTGGACCCTGGAGAGGGACATGCAAGAAGCAAAGCTGACAGACGGTGGTAGATGGTACGAAAGACAGGGATTCACAGCTGTTGCCAACTTTGAGATGAAGCGCGCCAACGGAACCATATGGCCGGGTACGTTGATGCGAATGAGTCTCGGCTCTTGAGGATTTGAGGTGTGCGAGTGGCATGAGCCTTGATAAGGACGATGAGCATCACGCGGCTACTACCAACGATTGTCTTCGGGATCCGAGTATGCCCGAGTATCcatacctaggtagtgtAGCAAGCCTTCCTTTCATTCTGATTGTGCCCACTTTACAAGGACAGAGGGAGCCAGCCACATAGGGAGGAGCTGGATTGTTTTCGCCCAAGGCGATCAGCCTCCATTTCCATCGTGCCAGCAAATGCCCATCATTGAGAAATCGGAAGATGCCAGGATGGGATGCTGGACCAAAACAGCAAGAAAAACAGGCGAGCGGAGGAATTAGTGGGCCCGTTGTCCGGGAGACGGGGACTATCTTCAACCAATCAGAGTGGTTAGATCCACTTGGTGCATGTGCTCTATTTACCAACCCTGGCAACTTTTGTAAACACACGCCTCGCAAACCACACCACACCTCAAtacgtaggtaggtaggtgcaAATACAACACAACACTCGGCACCCATTACGCATTACACACATCTCACATCACACAGCACGCGCCTACTGTTTTTTTCCAGTAGGATCTTTGTTTCCCATTTTTGCGTGGTTTAATTTTGCTACGTTCAGGCTCATACTTCATTCTCGAAAGCCTCGACTGTTCACACCAaaaccctccctccccgcctAAACATGAGCTCCAGACGGGAGctgacgaggccgacctcgtccaaCGTgcgcaccggcgccgccgctcgcgCCAGTGTGCGGCCGGGAACGCGGACGTCCAACTTGCGATACCAAAACGCCCCTTCCAGGACTCTCGAccgcgccgcctcgcccgccgagTCTGTCGCCTCCGTCGCCACGAACGCGACGAAGCGCAAGGAGCGCGAGTATGACTTCGACACCCCGGGCCAGGAGACCAAcatcaacgtcgtcgtcagaTGCAGAGGCCGCAACGACCGCGAGGTCCGCGAAAACAGCGCCGTTGTCGtccaggccgacggcgtcaagggcaaggatgTCGAGCTGAAGCTGGGCCCCAATGCTCTGAGCAACAAGACATACAACTTTGACCGCGTCTTTTCTGCTGCCGCAGACCAGACAATGGTCTTCGACGACGTTGTCAAGCCCATCTTGGACGAGGTTTGTTTCGCCAAGCGCCTTTGCTCGTCATCCTCCATCGTCCCGCTGACACGATACAGATGCTCGCTGGCTTCAACTGCACTGTCTTCGCCTACGGCCagaccggcaccggcaagaCCTACACCATGTCAGGAGACATGACAGAGACCCTGGGTCTTCTCTCGGACGGTGCGGGCATCATCCCCAGGGCTCTCCACGCCCTCTTCAAcaagctcgaggtcgaggacaCGGAAAGCTGCGTCAAGTGCTCCTTCATCGAATTGTACAACGAAGAATTGCGCGATCTGATcgcccccgacgacggccccaAGCTCAAGATCTTTGACGACACCTCGAGGAGGCACGCGACCACGGTGGTCCAGGGCATGGAGGAGAGGCACATTAGgaccgccggcgagggcatcaAGGTTCTCCAGGATGGAAGCTTGAAGCGCCAAGTCGCTGCGACCAAGTGCAACGATCTCAGTAGTCGAAGTCACACGGTCTTCACCGTCACCGCCTACGTCCGAAAGAAGGGAGAGGACGGCAATGAGGACTACGTTAGCGCCGGCAAGCTCAACCTGGTCGATTTGGCCGGCAGCGAAAATATTCAACGGTCCGGTGCCGAGAACAAGcgagccgccgaggcgggcCTCATCAACAAGAGTCTCCTGACGCTTGGTCGCGTCATCAATGCTCTGGTCGACAAGAACCAGCATATCCCCTACAGAGAGTCGAAGCTCACCCGTCTGCTGCAAGACTCCCTGGGAGGGCAGACCAAGACGTGTATCATCGCCACCATCTCGCCAGCGAAGAGCAACCTCGAGGAGACGATTTCAACACTCGACTACGCCTTCAGGGCCAAGAACATCCGCAACAAGCCGCAACTCAACGCCATGATCAACAAGCGCATGCTTCTCAGGGACTTCGCCACAGAAATCGAGAGGCTCAAGAGCGAGCTGATCACGACCCGGCAGCGCAACGGCGTCTACCTGTCAAACGAATCGTATGAAGAGATGACGGCCCAAAGCGAATCGCGACGCATAGTCAtggaggagcaggcggcCAAGATGGAGACACTCGAGGGCAACCTCAAAAATAAGGTCCAGGAATTGTTTGCCTTGACGTCCAGCTTCATGGGCTTGCGCAAAGACCACGAAGGCAccaaggccgagctcgacgagacccAGGGTGTCCTCGAGCAGACGGAGGTCGTCCTCCATGCGACGAGAAGGAGCCTTGCTGAGGAGACGCATCTTCGCAAAGCCCACCAagagacggaggagaagctggccgaggtcggcggcgagcttaTTGCTACCCTGCAGAAAACGGTGCACGATGTGGATGGTCTCCGGGCCAAGAACAAGCGGAAGTCCGACCTCCAATCCATCAACCGAAGCGCTTGGGGCACTGCGCAGGCCGAAGTATCCGAAGTGACGAGCCTGGTGGAGCAGCGAGTCCAGAGTTTCCAGGACAAGCAACGGCAAAACATCTCGGGCATATCGGAGCGCATGAATTCCTTTGTCACggaggagctcaagaagcTCTCCTCTACACAAagcttcctcgacgagcaaCTGGACTCGTTTGCAGCATCACGCCAAGAGCTTCTAgagcagaaggagaagtCCAAGGATGAGATGGACGACGTTCTCGAGGAGATCAAGATCGTTCGTGACGCCGTCAAGCAGGAGGTTGGCGAGAGCCTtcaggccatcgccgccgccgcggagcGTATTGCTGCTGATGTCCTCAGCGAGCTTGACACCTTCCATCAACAGGTAAGAAAAAAACTAAGACTTTCCATATTTGCCCCTCGCAGCTAACACGTGTGCAGCTGCATTCTTCATACAGCTCCCTGGGCAAGGAGTTCAAGAGCATCTTTGAGGACCTCATGGCGCACATCACGCAGCAGAGAAGTGAGTCCGATAGACTCAGACAACAACTCCAAGGCGCAACCGACACCATTGTCGAGCAGAACGAGAGCATCTCTGCCCAGATGCAACaagtcctcgacgaggagagggagCAGGCGGCCCAGGACCGACAGAACCTGTTGGCCCAGATCACCACGCTCATCCATGCCCAAGCGGAAACCCAGGAGACCAGACTGGCCGAAAAGACAGCGCGGCTGCAGAAGAGCGTCTTGGATTCAAATGCATCCCTGCAGGACAACGTTGCTCATTACTCCGAGGACATGGATGCCTTAGACGCCAAGGAGGGGCAGGTCCTTGAAACCATGGCCAAGTCTCGTGACGCCATGAAGAACAAGCTGAGGGATGACTGGAGCGTAAGTCTACCACACACGCGCTCCTTAACCCCCTCTTGGGAAGATGCTAACAAACATGATcagaccgccgaggagcacAGCACCACCATCCAAGCAACCACCAAGTCTGTTCACGCCGAGACTGTTCGCGTTGTGGATGAGCAGCTGAAGGACCTCGATGTGCAGATGGAGGCGCTGGACGATTTTGTCACCCGTGCTCGTTCCGAGAATGCATCTCACCACGAGCAACACAGCGAGTCGATTCGGGGCTTGTCGGCGACCGTGGAGAATTCCTTCGACAACATCTCGAGCCACTTCAAGACGACATTCGACCGCGTCAAGGACCTGGgcgaggagatggagacggagacggaggagatgCAGCAGGATCTGGACCCGCTGACGCAGCAGCTGTCAAAGCCGTTGACGGCCCTGCGCGAGGACATTGAATCGACGACGATCCAGGAGTACCGCCCGACGGGAGAGACCCCTATGAAGGTTCAGTACCAGTACCCCACCGACCTTCCGCGGACCGAGGCGCACGAGGCTCTCCTGGCCGAGCTCAGCGACGGAGCCACGCCGACCAAGGCCGGATCCGACGGCATGGTGTTCCCGgacgtcgacaacgacacGCATCGCTCCCCGCCGGCGCGCGCGTCGACCCGTATGTCGACCCTCAGCATGATTTCGGAGATGCCCCCTTTTAACATGAGCCTTCGCGAAGTGAACCCCAACACCACCGGCAGCCTCGGCTACGACCCGTCGGCCAGCATGATGTCCATCAACGAGAACACGGCGCCGCTCCTCTTCAGCAAGcgcacgtcgacgaggcaCGTGCAGAAGGGGCGCAAGCAGAGCAGCATGCTTCCCATCGAGGGGCGGGAGAACGTGCCCCCCTCGCTGTTTTCTTCGAGCCTGGGACCTCGCAGGAAGAGCCCTCGGCTGAACTAGTCGGCTAACAatgtggtggtggtatgCACGCGCGGATTCGGGGCATTGGCGTCTTTTGGAGTTGCCCAAACGTTCTCTTTTGGTTGAGCTGTTCAAAATGGGAGGGTGTTTCATGGCCTTATTGGCCTAGGTTGGGCAGGGTTTTTTGTTTGCGTGTAGGCTTACTGGTACTCTTGATACCCTTGACTTCTTTCTGAGACTGTTTATAATCCAACTGTTTGCAAtccgaaccccccccccccttggtTATGTTACTGTTTGATCGAACGATCTACCTGTCGCACACACAGCACTGTTGACACGCTCGCTGGAGATGATTTACGAGAGACGATTGCGATTCGAATTTTCGACACCTTTATGCGTGACAAAGacatctttttttttaaaaaaaaattTGTTTCTATAAAGAGGAAAGGCCGGGAAATCGACTCCTAGAACGACTTGAGCATCATGGCAAAGAAGTCCCTGATATTTACAACTGCCGACCGACCGGAACCCCTCAGGAACGCTTCTTCCTACACCCGCCGACGGGGCtgacgatgacgacctcgctcgcggcggcggtgaacGCCACCTGGCCGTTCGAGACCAGGGCGTACTCCCCGACGGTCACGTTGTCCAGCCGGACgggccggccgccgtcgagctcgtgGTTGTAGCTCCAGCCGTCCCACGTGATGCCCGTGACGGCGTCGCTGCCGTTGGCGCGCAGTCGGCGGACGGTGGCGAGCCCCGTGTCCCAGGGCACCTCGAAGCTGTAGCCGGAGATGCTGCGGCCGCCGGGGCTCAGGGCAGGggtggtgccggtgccgttgacggTTGAGTTGTAGGGGCTCAGGTTGACGACAAGGATGCGGGCGAGCGTGTCGCCGTGGTAGGCGGcgtaggcggcggccagctcgttGTCGGTGTCAAGCGGGATGTGGGCGACGGAGACAgggacggaggaggaggaggaggaggaggaggaggaggaggaggaggaggaggaggaggaggaggaggcggcgtcTTTGGGAGGTGCGAGaaaggcggcgacggcgatgttgCCGTAGTAAGGCGCCTTGGTGCCGATGGGGGTCGTCTCTGTGGTGACGGGCTGCCAGCTTTGGTACTGTCAAGAGGGAGTGTCAGCTTCTACAAAGGGTACATGCATTTTCCGATAAGAGAGGtgggggaaggagggaatGGGGGCGAGCGAACCCTGTAGTCGGTCCCCATGTGCATATGGCTACGCTTGATCCCCTGCGAGGCGGCGTAGAGGTTGAAGTCGACGCCCCAGAGGGCGGCACCGAAGGAGTTGGATAGGCCCGGCTTGCCCTGGTTGTAGAGCGAGTTGTGCTCCCCGAGGATGTGCGGCGGGACGTCATCGAAGCGGGTGGTGAGGTTGGCATACTCGCTCACGTGGGCCTGGACGGACCGCACCGTCCGGGTGTGGTTCATCAGCGTGCCCGTGAGGGTGACACCGGGGCTCTCGGCGCCGCTGATGTAGTTGTGggtggagaagacggcgacgttggcgtcggcgttgaggCCGGCGGCCCACTGCGCGGGCGCGCGGAGCGCGTTGGCGGTCCCCGCATTGGAGGGCGCCATGAAGACGGGGGCGGGGAAGTCCGGGCACGCTTCGGCGAGGACGTTGGCGATCTCGCGGGTGCCGTTGAGCCACTGCTCAACGTAggcggcctcgtcccaggtcgacgaggaccgcACGGGACCCTGGGCCGAGGTGGAGAAGAGGTCCGGCTCGTTGCCGTACTCCCAGACGTCCAGGTTATCCTTGCCGATGGCTCGGCACGCCAGCGGCACGGTGGCCTTGAGGGTCTCCCACCCTTCGGAGCGGTTggcgcccaggccgaggtTGAAACCGTGGGTGAATTTTGTGTCGGCCAGGGTGCCGTAGGATTCGAAGAAGGAAgggccgatgacgatggtggTCGGATAGTCCCTCGATCTCTCCAAGTCGTAcgtgccgtcgacggcataCGGGAGCGACTCGTCGTACAGGGCGTAGTCCTGTGTGTTCCCCCCCACGCGGATGTACGGGCGGACGCCTTGCAGGGCGCCCAGGTTGGCGAGCAGATTGTCCGAGAACGTGTTCGGCGAGGAAGTGTTTCCTGACATACACGATTAGCGTCTGAGCTACGATACGATACGACACTTGGTGGGAATGGCAGTCTGAGCGGCGGCAAGGCATACCGGCAAAGTCCGGGAAGAAAGCGAACTCGAGCGAGTAGCTCACAAAGGCATCGAAGACGGGGCTCGCCTTCTCGGGCCCGGGGGTGGGCTTGGGGACTATGCCTCCAATCACCGCGATGTCATCGACGGCATTGGTAAGGTACGAGTACCATGCCACGGCGTTGAACACGGGCGAGAAAGTGGTGAACAAGCAATGGAGCTCATCGGCCAGTACTGAGCCCACGGTCCGCAAAGCGACGGACATGATGAGACAGAGGCAGTTGTTCAATAAGTGTccgacgatgatggggtTGAGATGACGATAATCTTCCTCCGTATGGCCAACAAAGGTTGCCGACGTGGGGATTTAAGCCCGATTTTCTCCTATTTCCTTTCGTCTTCTATTATCACGCTGCACGAGGAAAGAGGGATTGCAGTGTaaggcgaggaggccatgaCGGCATACGGTGTCGGACAAGCAATCCAAATTGGCGAGATCATCGCTGGGAGTGTGGCGGCAGCGCATAAGCTTAGCCTACAATATTGGCTGGGGTGTGTATGCTTGTCAAAAGGGCCCCCCGGGAAAGCAAAAGGTCCTGCCTTCCTGCCTTCTCCATGGTTGGTTTTTCCCCCTCTAACCCCATCGCGAGGGTGACGAAAGTAGTAGGTAGGGTCTGGAATGAAATCAGGAACACAAACTGTGGTTTGGTGACGGTGGCGCAAAGGATGGGCCTTTGGGGGAGGAAAAGACTCGCGCGCGACGATACGGACGGATTGATGAGACGAACacctgggggggggggctgccACTGGGCAAAGCCGGGCGCGACAGGGGCATACGGTTGGCGTCATTCTGCGTCCGATATTGATGCAGAGAGTGAGCGAGTACGCATGCTGGCTTGTGTGGTTCCACGTCCACTTCTTTACAGATGAGAAGACACTATTTAAATGCGATGCGTCTCATCTGGACTGAACTGATAACTTACTaaggagtgagtgagtgagatgagGTGAAAGGAGTTGACTGAATTGAGAGTTGGGTGAGTAAGTGAATTGACACTAGAGTGATGGCCGGACACACCTTAGTAGGAACCTCGGATGGGTTCATCTACAGGGAACAGCTTATTCATGACTGGTTCTCGTTGCCGGGCCGTGACCACTGACAGCGGTAGGTAATGATCTGTTAGTGGCCCCACCCCGGCAATGGGCCTTATCTTATCACACACCcgtacctaaggtaggtagatagagGTGCCGGTTCGCGGTCGACCCAACCGGGCCGGTTGGCAAAGTGGGGGGACGTCATCGAGCGTCACCCCGGATGCCACACCTTTGAagcttcctctccttctctccatctccgtctcTTGCCTCCGGTGTCGCTTAGAAGCAAATCAACCATTGACCATCACCGTTTTTTGCCAATTAAGAGCCTCAAACAACACGACACATTTCGGAAAGCAATCGCACACATTCAATTGCGCTTTTGCAAGCTCCCTCGGTGACAGAGAAGCCTTTTTGCATACCctgtcctccccccccccccccccccccccacatccCTCGACTAAGTGTGAAGCACAAACTCGATCTGAAGACCAGACGCTCGCTCCCCGCATTTCAACGGCTcaaccctcctcctccttctcctaCTTCGCCTCTCTCCACCACTATGCCCATCACATTACAAAGAGCAGTCGCCCCGGCGTCACGATTTGTCCCAAGAAGCTTGTTCCGGTCTGCCCAGACACCGTTTATCCCGTTTACACTGAGAGCCGCCTCCACCATGGTTCCCAAGGTGACAACAACCCCCCGGCCGTCTATCTCATTGGCCCTGCTTGCCCtgcccagccagcccagcagCTCACTCACAAATATACTGACATACGGGCACACACCAGCTTAAAGACCCGTCATTGCTCAAGCAGGACGTCTGCTATGTCAACGGCGAATGGATCAAGGCCAAGTCTGGCAAGACCTTTGATGTGACCGGTAGGCCCAATACCATCTtgcccctttccccctcccagcTATCCCGCATAGAGTACTTACCCACCCGCAGACCCGGCCACCGGCGAGAAGATCGCCTCTTGCCCCGAGttcgccaaggccgacaccgacgccgccatcgccgccgccgccacggctTTCGAGACCTTCCGCACCAAGACCGGCCGCGAGCGCTCCAAGCTGCTGCGCAAGTGGTACGACCTGCTGATGGAAaacgccgaggacctcaCCACTCTCATCACTTGGGAGAACGGCaagcccgtcgccgacgccaagggcGAGGTCACCTACGCCGCCAACTTCTTCGAGTGGTTCAGCGAGGAGGCGCCCCGCATCTACGGCGACAccatcccctcctccgtGCCCGGGAACCGCGTGTGGACCATCAAGGAGCCCGTCGGCGTCTGTGGCCTCATCACGCCGTaggttttcttttctctctctctccctctctttcccctTCCAAAGGCCACGCGCAACGACGAGGGGATCCCCGACGCTGACATGACGACGGCAGATGGAACTTCCCCGCCGCCATGATCACCCGCAAGATCGGCCCAGCCCTCGCCACCGGCTGCACCGTCGTCTGCAAGGCCCCCGGCGAGACCCCCTTCACCTCCCTCGCCATTGCCGAGCTGGGCCACCGCGCCGGCATCCCcaagggcgtcgtcaacATCGTTACCGCCCTCGACAAAACCCCtgaggtcggcgaggccctGACCGCCAACCCGACCGTTAAGAAGATCTCCTTCACCGGCTCCACCAACGTCGGCAAGCTACTCATGCGCCAGTGCGCCGGCACCCTCAAGAAGATGTCCATGGAGCTTGGCGGCAACGCccccttcatcgtcttcgatgacgccgacgtcgatgctgccgtcgccggcgccgtcgcctccaagTTCCGCTCCTCGGGCCAGACCTGCGTCTGCGCCAACCGCATCTACGTCCAGAGCGGCGTCTATGACGAGTTCGCCGACAAGTTCGCCGCCAAGGTCCGCGAGTTCAAGGTCGGCAACGGCTTCGACAACGGCACCACCCATGGCCCTCTCATCCACGACCGCGCCGTCGATAAGGTCGAGGCCCACATCCGCGACGCTGAGcgcaagggcggcaaggtcgtcgtcggcggcggcaagatcgcGCGCCTGGGCGCCAACTTTTACGAACCCACCGTCATCACGGGCATGACCGGCGacatggccatggcgagcGAGGAGACCTTTGGCCCCGTCGCTggcctcttctccttcgacaccgaagacgaggtcgtGAAGCTGGCCAACGCCACCAACGTCGGCCTAGCGGGCTACTTCTTCTCCCGTGACATCCAGCGCGTTCaccgcatcgccgagcacctcgaggtcggcatgGTCGGCGTCAACACGGGGCTTATCTCTGACCCGGCCTCGCcgttcggcggcgtcaaggagTCCGGCTTCGGCCGCGAGGGGTCGCTGTACGGCATCTCCGAGTACCAGGTGACCAAGATGGTCACGTACGGCGGTATGGGCCAGCCTCTCCAAAAGTAAAGTGCGGCAATGCGTCGTCACCTATATa containing:
- a CDS encoding Putative succinate semialdehyde dehydrogenase, aldehyde dehydrogenase, cysteine active yields the protein MPITLQRAVAPASRFVPRSLFRSAQTPFIPFTLRAASTMVPKLKDPSLLKQDVCYVNGEWIKAKSGKTFDVTDPATGEKIASCPEFAKADTDAAIAAAATAFETFRTKTGRERSKLLRKWYDLLMENAEDLTTLITWENGKPVADAKGEVTYAANFFEWFSEEAPRIYGDTIPSSVPGNRVWTIKEPVGVCGLITPWNFPAAMITRKIGPALATGCTVVCKAPGETPFTSLAIAELGHRAGIPKGVVNIVTALDKTPEVGEALTANPTVKKISFTGSTNVGKLLMRQCAGTLKKMSMELGGNAPFIVFDDADVDAAVAGAVASKFRSSGQTCVCANRIYVQSGVYDEFADKFAAKVREFKVGNGFDNGTTHGPLIHDRAVDKVEAHIRDAERKGGKVVVGGGKIARLGANFYEPTVITGMTGDMAMASEETFGPVAGLFSFDTEDEVVKLANATNVGLAGYFFSRDIQRVHRIAEHLEVGMVGVNTGLISDPASPFGGVKESGFGREGSLYGISEYQVTKMVTYGGMGQPLQK